From one Flavobacterium kingsejongi genomic stretch:
- a CDS encoding RNA polymerase sigma factor, whose amino-acid sequence MSESLEKSFVSQLQQHQNLIHKICRLYTSDADEHKDLFQEITIQLWKAFPQFRGDSKFTTWAYRVALNTAITLFRKKKRTVNTTEFNNTIHYFKQEDYNYEEEEQIKLLYSAVHQLNDIEKALVFMYLEDKDYTEIAETLGISEVNARVKMNRIKGKLKKILNP is encoded by the coding sequence ATGAGCGAATCGTTGGAAAAATCATTTGTAAGTCAATTACAGCAACATCAGAATCTTATTCATAAGATCTGTCGGCTGTATACCTCTGACGCTGATGAACATAAAGATTTATTTCAGGAGATCACCATACAGCTATGGAAAGCTTTCCCTCAATTCCGGGGAGATTCCAAATTTACTACCTGGGCGTATCGCGTAGCCTTAAATACTGCGATTACCCTATTTCGAAAGAAAAAAAGAACGGTAAATACAACGGAATTCAATAACACCATACACTATTTCAAACAGGAAGATTATAATTATGAAGAGGAAGAACAAATCAAATTGCTCTACAGTGCGGTCCATCAACTGAATGACATCGAAAAAGCATTAGTTTTTATGTACCTTGAAGATAAGGATTACACCGAAATTGCTGAAACTTTAGGGATCAGCGAGGTGAATGCGCGGGTAAAAATGAACAGGATAAAAGGGAAATTAAAAAAAATATTAAATCCATAA
- a CDS encoding ISAon1 family transposase — translation MDKTAIDCHTIGGFFGVNGKKLQRQYKKYLSSFSTWAPREHAHEWIIYPENIGTHLSIDEVALSQGELFTIVTNKEARGKKGCLVAIVAGTKADQVIEHICKIDYKKRSWVQEITLDMANSMKLISKKCFPKAVQVTDRFHVQKLALEALQEIRIKYRWEAMDTENRLILQAKRENKTYRPDLLSNGDSVKQLLARSRYVLYKSRDKWTERQNERAQLLFDLYPDIKKAYSLTQQLRGIYNNHNNKGSRTKLGEECQNKIRNLQSKNLI, via the coding sequence ATAGATAAAACTGCTATTGACTGTCATACCATTGGAGGTTTCTTTGGAGTCAATGGGAAAAAATTACAAAGACAATACAAAAAATATTTAAGCTCCTTTAGTACGTGGGCTCCACGTGAACATGCACATGAGTGGATTATTTATCCTGAAAATATAGGTACCCACTTGTCAATTGATGAAGTAGCCTTGTCTCAGGGTGAGCTTTTTACTATTGTAACCAATAAGGAAGCTAGAGGTAAAAAAGGTTGCCTAGTTGCTATTGTTGCAGGGACAAAGGCAGATCAGGTCATTGAACATATCTGTAAAATTGATTACAAAAAAAGAAGTTGGGTTCAAGAAATAACACTTGACATGGCTAATTCCATGAAGTTGATTTCCAAAAAATGTTTTCCAAAAGCGGTACAGGTTACCGATAGATTTCATGTTCAAAAATTAGCTCTAGAAGCATTACAGGAGATTAGAATAAAATATCGTTGGGAAGCGATGGATACTGAGAATCGATTGATATTACAAGCGAAAAGAGAAAACAAAACTTATCGCCCAGATCTTTTATCTAATGGAGACTCTGTAAAACAGTTGCTCGCCAGAAGTAGATATGTTCTTTATAAATCCCGCGATAAATGGACCGAAAGACAAAATGAACGAGCCCAATTATTATTTGACTTATATCCCGATATTAAAAAAGCATACAGTTTAACCCAACAACTACGAGGTATTTACAACAATCATAACAATAAAGGATCAAGAACAAAACTTGGGGAGGAATGTCAAAATAAAATCAGAAATTTGCAATCTAAGAATTTGATATGA
- a CDS encoding CoA pyrophosphatase: protein MRSNFRKDTMDFELFLKYLPKILKESLPATAAHLKMAPFERVEMMKKWNYEDKNPRKSAVMMLFYPKGGVTHLILIVRNAYPGVHSSQISFPGGKAESTDASYQDTALRETYEEVGISKDQIKVVREFSEIYIPPSNFIVYPFMGISEQELVFKPSEYEVAELIELSLTDFLDDAKVVNVILSTSYATEAQVPAFKIDNHIIWGATAMLMSELKEVLKSVLSH, encoded by the coding sequence ATGAGATCTAATTTTAGAAAAGATACAATGGATTTTGAATTGTTTTTAAAATATTTACCAAAAATACTAAAAGAAAGCCTACCAGCAACGGCAGCTCACTTAAAAATGGCTCCTTTCGAACGGGTAGAGATGATGAAAAAGTGGAATTATGAGGATAAAAATCCAAGGAAATCCGCGGTCATGATGCTATTTTATCCTAAAGGAGGGGTAACACACCTGATTTTGATTGTGCGTAATGCATATCCCGGAGTACATTCGTCCCAAATTTCTTTTCCAGGGGGTAAAGCAGAAAGTACTGATGCTTCTTATCAGGATACTGCATTGCGGGAGACGTATGAAGAGGTTGGGATTTCTAAGGATCAAATTAAAGTAGTACGGGAATTTAGTGAAATTTATATTCCGCCAAGTAATTTTATCGTTTATCCTTTTATGGGAATTAGTGAGCAAGAGCTTGTTTTTAAACCTTCGGAATATGAAGTAGCAGAATTGATAGAGCTATCGCTGACTGATTTCCTAGACGATGCTAAGGTCGTTAATGTCATTCTTTCGACTTCCTATGCTACGGAAGCCCAGGTACCGGCTTTTAAAATTGACAATCATATTATCTGGGGTGCTACTGCGATGTTAATGAGTGAACTGAAAGAAGTTTTAAAAAGTGTACTATCGCACTAA
- a CDS encoding NAD(P)/FAD-dependent oxidoreductase, with protein MNIVRSTFPRIVIIGGGFAGITFAKKMKNQNFQVVLLDKHNYHNFQPLMYQVATGGLDAGSIAYPMRKIVHEHENFYFRLAQVNEIDTANQKIIADIGELQYDYLVIASGSKTNFFGNNEIQRNSMSMKTIPESLNIRSLILENFEQALLTNDINERSALMNFVLVGGGPTGVGLAGALAEMKKGILPKDYPDLDVRKMEINLIQSGNRILNTMSEKSSEKAEEFLQKLGVSVWKNVRVTGYDGKTVTTNSELTFDTATFIWTAGVEGALIKGIREEAIESRVSRIKVNRFNQVFGYGNIFAIGDIAQMDEEGYLQGHPMMAQPAIQQGKWLADNLLRKSKNQEMKPFTYKDKGSMATIGRNKAVVDLPHYQFSGVFAWFVWIFVHLFSLIGFKNKVVVFWNWMYNYIRFDRESRLIIRPFKKKSFSTFTSDEI; from the coding sequence ATGAATATAGTCCGTTCTACTTTCCCGAGAATTGTAATCATTGGTGGTGGCTTTGCCGGAATCACCTTCGCCAAGAAAATGAAAAACCAAAACTTTCAGGTCGTATTACTGGACAAACACAATTATCATAACTTTCAGCCCCTGATGTACCAGGTGGCTACCGGAGGATTGGATGCGGGTTCCATTGCTTATCCCATGCGTAAAATCGTACATGAGCATGAGAACTTTTATTTCCGTCTGGCACAGGTAAATGAAATCGATACTGCAAATCAAAAAATCATTGCCGATATCGGGGAACTGCAATACGATTACCTGGTTATTGCCAGTGGCTCCAAAACTAATTTCTTTGGCAATAATGAAATTCAACGGAATAGCATGTCTATGAAAACCATTCCGGAATCGTTGAATATCCGCAGCCTGATATTGGAAAATTTTGAGCAGGCTTTATTGACGAATGATATTAACGAGCGAAGTGCCCTGATGAACTTTGTGTTAGTTGGCGGTGGCCCTACAGGGGTGGGGCTGGCAGGCGCACTGGCGGAGATGAAAAAAGGCATTCTTCCAAAAGACTATCCCGATCTTGATGTACGGAAGATGGAAATCAACCTGATCCAGAGCGGAAACAGGATATTGAATACTATGAGTGAAAAGTCTTCTGAAAAAGCAGAAGAATTCCTTCAAAAACTGGGTGTGAGCGTATGGAAAAATGTGCGCGTTACAGGATATGATGGTAAAACCGTTACAACGAATTCGGAACTGACCTTTGATACGGCAACTTTTATCTGGACTGCAGGTGTTGAGGGTGCACTGATCAAAGGAATCCGGGAAGAGGCGATTGAAAGCCGCGTTTCCCGTATTAAAGTAAATCGTTTTAATCAGGTATTTGGATATGGTAATATTTTTGCCATTGGCGATATTGCCCAAATGGATGAAGAAGGGTACCTGCAAGGGCATCCTATGATGGCACAGCCGGCGATACAGCAAGGAAAATGGCTGGCGGACAACCTGCTTCGCAAATCGAAAAACCAGGAAATGAAACCTTTTACCTATAAAGACAAAGGCTCAATGGCCACTATTGGCCGTAACAAAGCTGTAGTCGATTTGCCCCACTATCAGTTTAGCGGTGTATTTGCTTGGTTTGTATGGATCTTTGTACATCTCTTTTCCCTGATTGGATTTAAAAATAAAGTGGTGGTTTTCTGGAACTGGATGTACAATTACATTCGCTTTGACCGGGAATCACGCTTGATCATCCGCCCCTTCAAGAAAAAAAGTTTCAGCACTTTTACGTCCGACGAAATTTAA
- a CDS encoding M42 family metallopeptidase: MNTKTILKESSLTFLERYLNNASPTGFEAEGQKIWMDYLKPYVDTFITDTYGTAVGIINPDAKYKVVIEGHADEISWYVNYITDNGLIYVIRNGGSDHQIAPSKRVNIHTKNGIVKGVFGWPAIHTRNRSKEESARIDTIFIDLGCDTKEEVEKLGVHVGCVITYPDEFMQLNENKFVCRALDNRMGGFMIAEVARLLHENKKKLPFGLYITNSVQEEVGLRGAEMITKTIQPNIAIVTDVCHDSTTPMIEKKIEGDTQIGKGPVITYAPAVQNNLRELIITTAETNNIPFQRLASSRVTGTDTDAFAYSNGGVASALISLPLRYMHTTVEMVHRDDVENVIKLIYETLLKIENNESFSYFK; the protein is encoded by the coding sequence ATGAATACTAAAACAATACTGAAAGAGTCCTCATTAACCTTTTTAGAACGCTATCTTAATAATGCTTCACCTACTGGTTTTGAAGCAGAAGGGCAAAAAATATGGATGGATTACCTAAAACCGTATGTGGACACCTTTATCACCGATACTTATGGCACTGCAGTAGGAATAATCAATCCCGATGCAAAATATAAAGTTGTAATCGAAGGGCATGCTGACGAAATATCATGGTACGTAAACTACATTACTGACAACGGATTAATTTATGTAATCCGTAACGGTGGATCCGATCACCAGATCGCTCCATCAAAACGGGTCAACATCCATACGAAAAATGGTATTGTGAAAGGTGTTTTTGGTTGGCCGGCTATCCATACCCGAAATAGAAGTAAAGAAGAAAGCGCCCGAATTGATACTATTTTTATCGATTTAGGCTGTGATACTAAAGAAGAGGTTGAAAAATTAGGAGTTCATGTGGGCTGCGTCATCACTTATCCTGACGAATTCATGCAACTGAATGAAAATAAGTTTGTTTGCCGTGCACTAGACAATCGTATGGGAGGATTCATGATTGCTGAAGTAGCACGCTTATTACACGAAAATAAGAAAAAACTACCTTTCGGACTGTACATAACGAATTCAGTACAGGAAGAGGTTGGACTGCGTGGCGCTGAAATGATCACAAAAACGATCCAACCGAATATTGCTATAGTTACCGATGTATGCCATGATTCCACCACACCAATGATTGAGAAAAAAATTGAAGGGGATACACAAATTGGAAAAGGTCCGGTAATTACTTACGCGCCTGCTGTACAAAACAATCTAAGAGAGCTTATTATCACAACCGCAGAAACGAACAATATCCCTTTTCAGCGCCTGGCTTCTTCACGCGTTACCGGTACTGATACGGATGCATTTGCCTATAGCAATGGCGGAGTAGCTTCTGCCCTGATATCATTGCCTTTACGCTATATGCATACTACCGTAGAAATGGTTCATCGTGACGATGTAGAAAATGTGATCAAGCTGATCTATGAAACTTTATTAAAAATAGAGAATAACGAAAGTTTTTCTTATTTCAAATAA
- a CDS encoding lysophospholipid acyltransferase family protein, translating to MGLFKRNPFGHILFLKKWLIRIFGGLTHKRYRGFNDLQIDGSEIIRSLPPTNVLFISNHQTYFADVVAMFHVFNASLKGREDNIKNIGYIWNPKLNIYYVAAKETMKEGLLPRILAYAGAITVERTWRAKGQDVQRDVNPNDTENIRIALDDGWVITFPQGTTKPFKPIRKGTAHIIKEHKPIVVPIVIDGFRRSFDKKGLRLKKKGILQSFIIKEPLVIDYENETIDQIVEKIEYAIEQHPSFLKVIPTEEIQLQEELNKQRKWEY from the coding sequence ATGGGGTTATTTAAAAGAAATCCTTTTGGACATATATTATTTTTAAAAAAATGGCTGATCCGTATCTTTGGGGGCTTAACACACAAAAGGTACCGGGGATTTAATGATTTGCAGATTGATGGATCAGAGATTATCCGTAGCCTGCCACCGACTAATGTCCTTTTTATCTCGAACCACCAGACTTATTTTGCTGATGTAGTAGCGATGTTCCATGTTTTTAATGCCAGCCTAAAAGGACGGGAAGATAATATTAAGAACATTGGATATATTTGGAATCCGAAGCTGAATATTTATTATGTGGCTGCAAAAGAAACGATGAAAGAAGGACTTTTGCCACGAATACTGGCCTATGCAGGAGCTATAACGGTGGAACGTACCTGGAGGGCAAAAGGACAGGATGTACAGCGTGACGTGAATCCGAATGATACTGAAAATATCCGGATTGCATTGGACGATGGCTGGGTAATTACGTTTCCACAGGGAACAACCAAACCATTTAAGCCCATTCGTAAAGGAACGGCTCATATCATTAAAGAACATAAGCCAATAGTAGTCCCAATCGTTATTGATGGTTTTCGGCGCTCCTTTGATAAAAAAGGATTACGACTGAAGAAAAAGGGGATTTTACAATCTTTTATTATCAAAGAACCTTTGGTTATTGATTACGAGAATGAAACGATCGACCAGATCGTCGAAAAAATTGAATATGCGATAGAGCAGCATCCTTCTTTCCTCAAAGTAATTCCGACTGAGGAAATTCAGTTACAGGAAGAACTTAATAAACAACGGAAGTGGGAATATTAG
- a CDS encoding transposase, giving the protein MTPIELLKFMLPDFLVAHFEVVSSTNAEEILHLYFEEHAKPPSEFNGLQLISKGFQDEITIQDFPLRGKFVYLHIKRRRWTNKDTSEIVKRDWNLVAKGTRMTQEFAAFLKEINR; this is encoded by the coding sequence ATGACCCCTATAGAGCTATTGAAGTTTATGCTTCCTGATTTTTTAGTTGCCCATTTTGAAGTGGTTTCTTCTACTAATGCAGAAGAAATATTACACCTATACTTTGAAGAGCATGCCAAACCTCCGTCAGAATTTAATGGACTTCAGTTAATCTCAAAGGGTTTCCAGGATGAGATCACTATTCAGGACTTTCCTTTGAGAGGGAAGTTTGTGTATCTACACATCAAAAGACGTCGCTGGACCAATAAAGACACAAGTGAGATCGTTAAAAGAGATTGGAATCTAGTTGCCAAGGGAACCCGCATGACTCAGGAGTTTGCGGCTTTTTTAAAAGAAATTAATAGATAA
- a CDS encoding DUF3810 domain-containing protein → MKNKKVFWSLFLVVQIIALKILSSFPEFIERYYSNGIYPPISKTLRILLGWIPFSFGDLAYSMAVLLILRWGWKTRKTWKKEYKSNLLTITTCISVGYFFFYFLWAVNYHRVPLYQKLGIAKELNKKELLAFTEKLILKSNTLQNQITHNDSSRVISPYTQREIYKRTLNGYTAIALQHPYFQYDHLSIKNSLLSIPLTYMGFAGYLNPFTNEAQVNDMIPLYNYPTTACHEMAHQIGYASESEANFIGFLASVHNDDVYFQYSGYTFALKYCLRLVERDDEALYESLMAKINYGIILNICETEEFWDRYENPSEVVFKVFYDNYLKMNQQKDGLGGYAKFVGLMVNYYNSPQGWNDPF, encoded by the coding sequence ATGAAAAACAAAAAAGTATTCTGGAGCCTCTTTTTGGTTGTCCAGATAATTGCCTTAAAAATCCTTTCCTCTTTTCCAGAATTTATAGAACGGTATTATAGCAACGGAATTTATCCTCCTATTTCAAAAACCCTTCGAATCTTACTGGGCTGGATTCCATTTTCATTTGGAGATTTGGCCTATAGCATGGCCGTGCTTTTAATCCTCCGTTGGGGCTGGAAAACCCGGAAAACCTGGAAGAAAGAATACAAATCCAATCTGCTGACCATTACCACTTGTATTTCTGTAGGATACTTCTTTTTCTATTTTTTGTGGGCAGTCAATTACCATCGCGTGCCTTTATATCAAAAATTAGGCATTGCCAAAGAATTAAATAAAAAAGAACTTTTGGCCTTTACCGAAAAACTGATCTTAAAAAGCAATACCCTCCAAAATCAGATTACCCACAATGACAGCTCCCGCGTCATTTCTCCTTATACCCAACGAGAAATTTATAAACGTACCCTCAATGGTTATACTGCCATTGCGCTTCAACATCCGTATTTCCAATACGACCACCTGAGTATCAAAAATTCGCTACTCAGTATTCCATTAACGTATATGGGGTTTGCCGGCTACCTGAATCCGTTTACCAACGAAGCACAGGTAAATGATATGATTCCTTTATACAATTATCCAACAACGGCCTGCCATGAAATGGCACACCAGATTGGTTATGCTTCGGAAAGTGAGGCTAATTTTATCGGATTCCTCGCTTCCGTACACAATGATGATGTTTATTTTCAATACTCCGGTTATACGTTTGCCCTCAAATACTGCCTGCGCCTTGTCGAAAGAGACGATGAAGCACTGTATGAAAGCTTAATGGCAAAAATCAATTATGGTATTATCCTGAATATCTGTGAAACTGAAGAATTTTGGGATCGGTATGAAAATCCATCAGAAGTAGTATTTAAAGTTTTCTATGACAATTACCTAAAAATGAACCAGCAAAAAGACGGTTTGGGAGGATATGCTAAATTTGTAGGCCTCATGGTCAATTATTACAATAGCCCACAAGGCTGGAATGACCCATTCTAA
- a CDS encoding transposase — protein MTPIELLKFMLPDFLVDHFEVVSSTNTEEILHLYFEEHAKPPSEFNGLQLISKGFQDEITIQDFPLRGKFVYLHIKRRRWTNKDTSEIVKRDWNLVAKGTRMTQEFAAFLKEINR, from the coding sequence ATGACCCCTATAGAGCTTTTGAAGTTTATGCTTCCTGATTTTTTAGTTGACCATTTTGAAGTGGTTTCTTCTACTAATACAGAAGAAATATTACACCTATACTTTGAAGAGCATGCCAAACCTCCGTCAGAATTTAATGGACTTCAGTTAATCTCAAAGGGTTTCCAGGATGAGATCACTATTCAGGACTTTCCTTTGAGAGGGAAGTTTGTGTATCTACACATCAAAAGACGTCGCTGGACCAATAAAGACACAAGTGAGATCGTTAAAAGAGATTGGAATCTAGTTGCCAAGGGAACCCGCATGACTCAGGAGTTTGCGGCTTTTTTAAAAGAAATTAATAGATAA
- a CDS encoding transposase, protein MGGFFGVNGKKLQRQYKKYLSSFSTWAPREHAHEWIIYPENIGTHLSIDEVALSQGELFTIVTNKEARGKKGCLVAIVAGTKADQVIEHICKIDYKKRSWVQEITLDMANSMKLISKKCFPKAVQVTDRFHVQKLALEALQEIRIKYRWEAMDTENRLILQAKRENKTYRPDLLSNGDSVKQLLARSRYVLYKSRNKWTERQNERAQLLFSLYPDIKKAYSLTQQLRGIYNNHNNKHVAMTKLAHWYRNVEESGFKNFNILLNTITVNYQSILNYFDNRSTNASAESFNAKVKAFRSQFRGVRKVDFFLFRLSNLFG, encoded by the coding sequence ATTGGAGGTTTCTTTGGAGTCAATGGGAAAAAATTACAAAGACAATACAAAAAATATTTAAGCTCCTTTAGTACGTGGGCTCCACGTGAACATGCACATGAGTGGATTATTTATCCTGAAAATATAGGTACCCACTTGTCAATTGATGAAGTAGCCTTGTCTCAGGGTGAGCTTTTTACTATTGTAACCAATAAGGAAGCTAGAGGTAAAAAAGGTTGCCTAGTTGCTATTGTTGCAGGGACAAAGGCAGATCAGGTCATTGAACATATCTGTAAAATTGATTACAAAAAAAGAAGTTGGGTTCAAGAAATAACACTTGACATGGCTAATTCCATGAAGTTGATTTCCAAAAAATGTTTTCCAAAAGCGGTACAGGTGACCGATAGATTTCATGTTCAAAAATTGGCTCTAGAAGCATTACAGGAGATTAGAATAAAATATCGTTGGGAAGCGATGGATACTGAGAATCGATTGATATTACAAGCGAAAAGAGAAAACAAAACTTATCGCCCAGATCTTTTATCTAATGGAGACTCTGTAAAACAGTTGCTCGCCAGAAGTAGATATGTTCTTTATAAATCCCGCAATAAATGGACCGAAAGACAAAATGAACGAGCCCAATTGTTATTTAGCTTATATCCCGATATTAAAAAAGCATACAGTTTAACCCAACAACTACGAGGTATTTACAACAATCATAACAATAAACACGTTGCGATGACAAAACTGGCACATTGGTACAGGAATGTAGAGGAGTCAGGGTTTAAAAATTTTAATATCCTTTTAAATACTATAACGGTTAATTACCAGTCAATCTTAAACTATTTTGACAATAGAAGTACAAATGCTTCAGCAGAATCTTTTAATGCTAAAGTAAAAGCATTTAGAAGTCAATTTAGAGGAGTGCGTAAAGTAGATTTCTTCTTATTTAGATTATCTAATCTTTTTGGGTAA
- a CDS encoding (2Fe-2S) ferredoxin domain-containing protein, with translation MGKKDEKEQVIFFCDGKKCGKYNKDPKAYLKEQIVDFGLEDKVTFRKMDCQGMCKKAPIFCLEPQDIWKKEVTVKKAKKLFEKHILPKSK, from the coding sequence ATGGGAAAGAAAGATGAAAAGGAACAGGTTATTTTTTTCTGTGATGGAAAGAAATGTGGTAAATATAATAAAGACCCGAAAGCGTATCTGAAAGAGCAGATTGTAGATTTCGGACTCGAAGACAAGGTGACATTTCGCAAAATGGATTGCCAGGGTATGTGTAAAAAAGCCCCGATATTCTGTTTGGAACCTCAGGATATCTGGAAAAAGGAAGTCACTGTTAAAAAAGCAAAGAAATTATTTGAGAAGCATATTTTACCCAAAAGCAAATAG
- a CDS encoding DUF4294 domain-containing protein, which translates to MNTFRCYVLLFMITSLGYAQDTKNGTIKGQSPESAIPDSIVQLDEVIITNVKMTEEEKERIKMLILQRRVFRAYPFAKIAAEKLVVLNKNLSVLKSEREKRKYIKIVEKYVEDEFEEKLKKLSRKDGQVLVKLMNRQTGTTTFALIKDLKSGWKAFWFNQTAKLFNINLKTSYEPESNLEDYQIELILLRAFAERKLEQQAPFKKIDIMELSRVWESRRVASEAEKQ; encoded by the coding sequence ATGAATACATTCAGGTGCTACGTATTGCTTTTCATGATCACTTCTTTAGGCTATGCCCAGGATACGAAAAATGGTACTATTAAAGGACAGTCTCCTGAGTCGGCTATCCCTGATTCTATTGTGCAGCTTGATGAGGTTATTATTACAAACGTCAAGATGACCGAAGAGGAGAAAGAGCGTATTAAAATGCTGATCTTGCAAAGAAGGGTCTTTCGGGCCTATCCGTTTGCGAAAATTGCTGCGGAGAAACTGGTGGTGTTGAATAAAAATTTGTCTGTTCTAAAGTCAGAGCGTGAAAAGAGAAAGTATATTAAGATTGTAGAAAAATATGTAGAAGACGAGTTTGAGGAAAAGCTAAAGAAGTTATCCCGTAAAGATGGCCAGGTTTTGGTGAAGCTGATGAACCGCCAGACGGGTACTACTACTTTTGCTTTGATCAAGGATTTGAAAAGCGGCTGGAAAGCTTTTTGGTTCAATCAAACGGCCAAGCTTTTTAATATTAACCTAAAAACTTCGTACGAACCTGAAAGTAATCTTGAGGATTACCAGATAGAGCTGATTTTGCTTCGTGCTTTCGCAGAGCGCAAACTGGAACAACAGGCTCCTTTTAAGAAAATTGATATTATGGAATTGAGCCGTGTTTGGGAATCCAGGCGTGTAGCGAGTGAGGCTGAAAAGCAATAA
- a CDS encoding DUF4268 domain-containing protein → MYSKAEAQKLKRVFWISFANTYPRKWMLYDTKIKDFSFKFYADSKKAQVIIDIENKELEKRMAYYEKMVSLKSILEDEFIKDLVFEQDHILETGKVISRIWVEKPGISLNNPTNWDQIFEFFNTNMAALENFYAEYDEYIKEIAV, encoded by the coding sequence ATGTATAGTAAAGCCGAAGCACAAAAATTAAAACGCGTATTCTGGATTTCATTTGCCAATACCTATCCACGCAAATGGATGCTATATGATACCAAAATCAAAGATTTTTCATTTAAATTCTATGCAGACAGCAAAAAAGCCCAGGTAATTATTGATATTGAAAATAAAGAACTGGAAAAAAGAATGGCTTATTATGAAAAAATGGTGAGCCTTAAGAGCATTCTCGAAGATGAATTCATTAAAGATTTAGTTTTCGAACAGGATCATATACTGGAAACCGGTAAAGTAATCAGCCGGATTTGGGTGGAAAAACCAGGCATTAGCCTTAATAATCCCACAAACTGGGACCAAATATTCGAGTTTTTCAATACTAATATGGCGGCTTTAGAGAACTTTTATGCCGAATATGATGAATATATTAAAGAAATAGCGGTATAA
- a CDS encoding ankyrin repeat domain-containing protein, whose translation MKKSIIYLSFAIVAFTTNAVASNPVVARTVTTATYEKATPLCMAISKGELEIVKKFVEYGADVNEQSNGMSPLMVAARYNNVEIVRYLISKGAKISDKSSTGYTALKYAEVSKATDVIAYLK comes from the coding sequence ATGAAAAAATCAATCATTTATTTAAGTTTTGCCATTGTAGCTTTTACAACAAATGCTGTGGCATCAAATCCTGTAGTAGCTCGTACTGTAACAACTGCTACGTATGAAAAAGCCACACCATTATGTATGGCAATTAGTAAAGGCGAATTGGAAATTGTGAAAAAATTCGTAGAATACGGTGCTGATGTAAATGAGCAATCGAACGGAATGTCGCCTTTAATGGTGGCGGCACGATATAATAATGTAGAAATTGTAAGGTACCTGATATCAAAAGGAGCTAAGATCTCTGATAAAAGCAGCACGGGTTATACCGCGCTTAAATATGCAGAAGTATCAAAAGCAACAGATGTTATCGCTTACTTAAAATAA